One window from the genome of Cydia fagiglandana chromosome 21, ilCydFagi1.1, whole genome shotgun sequence encodes:
- the LOC134675211 gene encoding sideroflexin-1, whose amino-acid sequence MSKPIDLSGSRYDQETYIGRAKHFFMLTNPLNIFVTSAQLDEAKKIVSDYKKTKKMPQGMNEDKLWSMKYLVDSAFHPDTGEKMFVLGRMAAQAPMNTLITGCMITFYKTNAATMFWQWVNQTFNALVNYTNRSGTAPISKSQLLASYCAACGGAMGTAFYLNAKAKQMKNPVFAALVPFAAVCGANFINIPMMRSSELIDGTPVFTAEGQPVGNSTSAARRGIGLVCISRVIMALPGMTLTPLLTNYARSRGLFCRYPRGVLPFQMGLVGLCVVFATPLCCALFKQRASISVDSLEPELQKIAKAKFPKAKEVFFNKGL is encoded by the exons ATGTCCAAGCCAATAGACCTATCAGGATCCCGATATGACCAGGAGACGTACATTGGCCGAGCGAAGCATTTCTTCATGCTCACTAACCCACTCAACATTTTTGTCACGTCCGCCCAGTTAGATGAAGCTAAAAAAATCGTTTCAGATTACAA AAAAACAAAGAAGATGCCGCAAGGAATGAATGAAGACAAGCTATGGTCGATGAAGTATTTGGTCGACAGCGCATTTCACCCCGACACGGGCGAGAAAATGTTCGTGCTAGGCCGGATGGCTGCTCAGGCGCCTATGAACACACTTATCACTGGCT GTATGATCACGTTCTACAAGACGAACGCGGCGACCATGTTCTGGCAGTGGGTCAATCAAACGTTCAACGCTCTCGTCAACTACACCAACCGCTCAGGCACCGCGCCCATCTCCAAATC GCAACTCTTGGCATCATATTGCGCTGCTTGCGGTGGTGCCATGGGTACTGCGTTCTACCTCAATGCCAAAGCCAAG CAAATGAAGAACCCCGTGTTCGCGGCGCTGGTGCCTTTTGCCGCGGTGTGCGGCGCCAATTTCATCAACATCCCCATGATGAGGAGTAG TGAGTTGATAGACGGCACACCAGTTTTCACCGCGGAGGGGCAGCCGGTGGGAAACTCTAcgagcgcggcgcggcgcggcatcGGTCTCGTGTGCATATCCCGAGTCATCATGGCTCTTCCTGGCATGA CCCTAACGCCGCTCCTGACTAACTACGCGCGCTCCCGGGGGCTGTTCTGCCGCTACCCGCGCGGCGTGCTGCCCTTCCAGATGGGGCTCGTGGGGCTCTGCGTCGTGTTCGCCACGCCGCTCTGCTGCGCGCTCTTCAAGCAGCGGGCCTCCATCTCCGTGGACAGTCTGGAACCGGAGCTGCAG AAAATCGCGAAGGCAAAATTCCCAAAAGCGAAAGAAGTGTTTTTCAACAAGGGACTCTAA